From one Lolium rigidum isolate FL_2022 chromosome 4, APGP_CSIRO_Lrig_0.1, whole genome shotgun sequence genomic stretch:
- the LOC124650346 gene encoding carbon catabolite repressor protein 4 homolog 1-like has protein sequence MLSVVRVHLPSEIPIVGCEITPYVLLRLPNGVISTDDVPEAAPVDGHFMRYRWYRIQSDRKVAICSVHPMEQATIQCLGCLKSKIPAAKSYHCSAKCFSDAWQHHRVLHERASSALNENGAEEEELFGRFGSGSSGIISSGSGSMSNLGQSPGINNGPVPLYPSGSDKNLGETWFEVGRSQTYTPTADDIGHVLRFECAAADTEKKVPAGPPTSIMTSRVIPAPTPTPRRLIQVNGDVLGHLDIDSQTSSFGAFTVLSYNILADAYATSDTYSYCPTWALSWTYRRQNLMREIIGYHADIICLQEVQLNHFDDFFAPEFDKHGYQALYKKRTTEVYAGVPHAIDGCATFFRRDRFSHVKKYEVEFNKAAQSLTDAIIPPTQKRVALSRLIKDNIALIAVLEAKFGNQGTENPGKRQLLCVANTHVNVHQDLKDVKLWEVQTLLKGLEKIANSADIPMLVCGDFNSIPGSTPHGLLAIGKVDQLHPDLAIDPLGILRPVSKLTHQLPLVSAYSSFARMLGAGYDFEHQRRRMDPGTNEPLFTNCTRDFTGTVDYIFYTADSLSVESLLELLDEESLRKDTALPSPEWSSDHIALLAEFRCKPRIRR, from the exons GTATCGCATACAAAGCGATCGGAAAGTTGCTATCTGCAGTGTGCACCCAATGGAGCAAGCAACAATTCAGTGCCTAGGTTGTCTGAAGTCAAAAATACCTGCTGCTAAGAGCTACCATTGTTCTGCTAAGTGCTTCTCTGATGCGTGGCAGCACCACAGGGTTTTGCATGAGCGAGCTAGTAGCGCTTTAAATGAAAATGGGGCTGAAGAGGAGGAGCTATTTGGTAGATTTGGCAGTGGTAGTTCGGGGATTATCAGTTCTGGGTCCGGGTCAATGTCAAATCTTGGACAGAGCCCTGGTATTAATAATGGACCAGTTCCTTTGTATCCCTCAGGCTCTGACAAGAACTTGGGTGAAACTTGGTTTGAAGTGGGACGCTCGCAGACATATACACCGACTGCTGATGATATTGGGCATGTTCTAAGATTTGAATGTGCAGCGGCGGACACAGAAAAGAAAGTACCTGCAGGGCCTCCAACTTCAATTATGACATCACGCGTGATTCCAGCACCAACTCCTACTCCACGCCGCCTTATCCAAGTAAATGGAGATGTTTTGGGTCACTTAGATATAGACAGCCAGACTTCTTCTTTTGGGGCATTCACGGTGCTGTCTTATAATATACTGGCTGATGCATATGCTACAAGTGATACATATAGCTACTGCCCAACATGGGCACTTTCCTGGACTTACCGAAGACAAAATTTGATGCGTGAAATTATCGGTTATCATGCTGATATCATATGTCTTCAGGAG GTACAATTGAACCACTTTGACGACTTTTTTGCACCCGAGTTTGATAAACATGGGTATCAGGCACTTTACAAGAAAAGGACAACAGAG GTGTATGCCGGAGTTCCTCATGCAATCGACGGATGTGCTACTTTCTTCCGTAGAGACAGATTTTCACACGTAAAAAAATACGAG GTCGAGTTCAATAAGGCTGCACAGTCTTTAACAGATGCGATTATTCCACCTACCCAAAAGAGAGTTGCTTTGAGTCGTTTGATTAAA GATAACATTGCACTAATTGCGGTTTTAGAAGCCAAATTTGGCAACCAAGGAACTGAAAATCCTGGTAAAAGACAGCTCCTTTGTGTG GCCAATACACATGTAAATGTCCACCAAGACCTCAAAGATGTAAAGCTATGGGAG GTTCAAACACTTCTAAAAGGATTGGAAAAAATAGCTAACAGTGCGGATATTCCAATGTTGGtctgtggtgatttcaattcaatcccTGGGAG TACTCCACATGGGCTTCTCGCAATAGGCAAAGTTGATCAGTTGCATCCAGATCTGGCCATCGACCCCCTTGGAATTTTACGTCCTGTGAGCAAGTTGACACACCAGCTTCCTCTG GTTAGTGCTTACTCTTCATTTGCAAGAATGTTAGGTGCTGGCTATGATTTTGAGCACCAGAGGAGGAGGATGGACCCAGGAACAAATGAGCCACTTTTCACAAATTGCACAAGGGATTTCACTGGAACCGTCGATTACATATTTTATACAG CGGATTCGTTGTCAGTGGAGTCTTTATTGGAACTTTTGGATGAAGAGAGCTTAAGAAAAGACACTGCTCTTCCTTCACCTGAATGGTCGTCAGATCACATAGCGCTTTTAGCAGAATTCCGGTGCAAGCCTAGAATCAGAAGGTGA